One stretch of Prinia subflava isolate CZ2003 ecotype Zambia chromosome 19, Cam_Psub_1.2, whole genome shotgun sequence DNA includes these proteins:
- the LHX5 gene encoding LIM/homeobox protein Lhx5 — protein sequence MMVHCAGCERPILDRFLLNVLDRAWHIKCVQCCECKCNLTEKCFSREGKLYCKNDFFRRFGTKCAGCSQGISPSDLVRKARNKVFHLNCFTCMVCNKQLSTGEELYIIDENKFVCKEDYLNSPSLKEGSLNSVSSCTDRSLSPDLQDPMQDDTKETDNSTSSDKETTNNENEEQNSGTKRRGPRTTIKAKQLETLKAAFAATPKPTRHIREQLAQETGLNMRVIQVWFQNRRSKERRMKQLSALGARRHAFFRSPRRMRPLGGRLDESEMLGSTPYTYYGDYQGDYYGPGGNYDFFPHGPPSQAQSPADSSYLQNSGPGSTPLGPLEPPLSGHHSSENQRYTDMISHPDTPSPEPGMTGSLHPIPGEVFSGGPSPPFSMSSNSGYSGALSHPNPELSEAAVW from the exons ATGATGGTGCATTGTGCGGGCTGCGAGAGGCCGATTTTGGACCGGTTCCTACTGAACGTCTTGGACAGGGCATGGCATATCAAATGCGTCCAGTGCTGCGAGTGCAAGTGCAACCTGACCGAGAAATGCTtctccagggaagggaaacTCTACTGCAAAAATGACTTTTTCAG GAGGTTTGGTACCAAATGCGCCGGCTGCTCCCAAGGGATCTCTCCCAGCGACCTCGTCCGGAAAGCCCGGAATAAAGTCTTTCACCTGAACTGTTTCACCTGCATGGTCTGCAACAAGCAGCTCTCCACGGGCGAGGAACTCTATATCATCGACGAAAACAAATTTGTTTGCAAAGAGGATTATTTGAACTCTCCCAGTTTGAAGGAAGGCAGCCTCAACTCAG TGTCCTCATGTACAGACAGGAGTTTGTCCCCGGATCTCCAGGACCCCATGCAGGACGACACGAAGGAGACGGACAACTCGACCTCCTCGGACAAGGAGACCACCAACAACGAGAACGAGGAGCAGAACTCGGGCACCAAGCGGAGGGGGCCCCGCACCACCATTAAAGCCAAGCAGCTGGAGACCCTCAAAGCCGCCTTCGCCgccacccccaaacccacccgCCACATCCGGGAGCAGCTGGCCCAGGAGACCGGCCTCAACATGAGAGTCATCCAG GTGTGGTTCCAGAACCGCCGGTCGAAGGAGCGGCGGATGAAGCAGCTGAGCGCGCTGGGCGCCCGCCGGCACGCGTTCTTCCGCAGCCCCCGCAGGATGCGGCCCCTCGGCGGCCGCCTCGACGAGTCCGAGATGCTCGGCTCCACGCCCTACACGTACTACGGAG atTACCAAGGTGACTACTACGGGCCGGGAGGCAACTATGACTTTTTCCCCCACGGGCCGCCCTCCCAAGCCCAGTCCCCGGCCGACTCCAGCTACCTTCAGAACTCAGGACCCGGCTCCACACCCCTGGGACCCTTGGAGCCCCCCCTAAGCGGACACCACTCCTCAGAAAACCAAAGGTACACGGATATGATCTCGCACCCCGACACCCCCAGCCCCGAGCCGGGGATGACGGGCTCGCTGCACCCCATCCCGGGGGAGGTCTTCAGCGGGGGGCCCAGCCCGCCCTTCTCCATGTCCAGCAATAGCGGCTACAGCGGGGCTCTGTCGCACCCCAACCCGGAGCTCAGCGAGGCGGCGGTGTGGTAG
- the SDSL gene encoding serine dehydratase-like: protein MAAQPVGGQKPFHVVSPVLESLSLSKAVGTKVFMKLENVQPSGSFKIRGIGHQCQDAAKRGCQHFVCSSGGNAGLAAAYAARELGLPITVVVPSSSGPTAVRKLEELGATVEVYGKVWDDANGRAQELAKTEGWVSIHPFDHPLVWEGHASLVRELKDSLEAKPGAIVVAVGGGGLLAGVVAGLHQVGWQDVPVIAAETQGAHSFHEALKAGRLVTLPDITSVATCLGAKTVAARALECARECRVLSQVVQDTEAVRAVEQFLDDERMLVEPACGAPLAVLYSGRLQRLQREGRLPPLGSVVLVVCGGSNIHTGQLRALKSQLGME, encoded by the exons ATGGCAGCCCAGCCCGTCGGgggccagaagcccttccacGTCGTTTCACCCGTTCTGGAGAGCCTGTCCCTCTCCAAGGCCGTGGGCACCAAGGTCTTCATGAAGCTGGAGAACGTCCAGCCCTCGGGATCCTTCAAGATCCGGGGCATCGGGCACCAGTGCCAGGAT GCCGCCAAGAGGGGCTGCCAGCACTTCGTCTGCTCCTCAG GAGGAAACGCGGGTCTGGCAGCAGCGTACGCGGCccgggagctggggctgcccatcACCGTGGTGGTCCCCAGCAGCAGCGGCCCCACCGCCGTGCGcaagctggaggagctgggggccACCGTCGAGGTCTATGGCAAG GTGTGGGATGATGCCAACGGGAGAGCCCAGGAGCTGGCTAAGACAGAGGGCTGGGTCAGCATCCACCCCTTCGATCATCCCTTGGTGTG GGAGGGTCACGCCAGCCTGGTCCGGGAGCTGAAGGACTCTCTGGAGGCCAAACCAGGCGCCATCGTGGTGGCGGTGGGCGGCGgggggctgctggcaggtgTCGTGGCCGGCCTGCACCAGGTGGGCTGGCAGGATGTCCCGGTCATCGCCGCCGAGACCCAGGGGGCTCACAGCTTCCACGAGGCGCTCAAAGCCGGCCGGCTCGTCACCCTGCCCGACATCACCAG cgTGGCCACATGCCTGGGAGCCAAGACGGTGGCGGCGCGGGCGCTGGAGTGCGCCCGGGAGTGCCGGGTGCTCTCGCAGGTGGTGCAGGACACGGAGGCGGTGCGGGCTGTGGAGCAGTTCCTGG ATGACGAGCGGATGCTGGTGGAGCCGGCGTGCGGGGCTCCCCTGGCCGTGCTCTACTCGGGGCGGCTGCAGCGGCTGCAGCGGGAGGGGCGGCTGCCCCCGCTGGGCTCCGTGGTGCTCGTGGTGTGCGGCGGCAGCAACATCCACACGGGCCAGCTGCGGGCCCTGAAGAGCCAGCTGGGCATGGAGTGA